One segment of Candidatus Cybelea sp. DNA contains the following:
- a CDS encoding R3H domain-containing nucleic acid-binding protein, with amino-acid sequence MAVRVHSVSPSWELSQLLDIFPLTIRQALVRLRNLEDIIEVVLDLGRPPEARFENDFIYLTDVPVSHEDIAHVCSRISPFGADNRAGIEQTLHRISAIRNRTGKIVGLTCRVGRAVYGTIDILVDVLRGGQSICLLGKPGVGKTTMLRECARVLSEERKRVVIVDTSNEIAGDSDIPHPGIGLARRMQVADPALQHAVMIEAVENHMPEVIVIDEIGTEAEAGAARTIAERGVTLIGTAHGQTLENLLMNPTLSDLVGGISAVTLSDEEARRRGTRKTVLERKAPPTFDIVIEIHDRDRMAIHKNVAEVIDALLRGYQPQPEIRQRTASGEVTVVQEADTESMPRLTDAYDHHHDNESEDRPLSIFPYGVSRNKIERAIANLRVHASIARNWDDADVVLTLKTLERKEQPKLKQIASDNVPIYSIKTNTTTQIQTALRDVFNLGSIDNEEIALREAEEAIYQVLLTSKAIELSPQTSYIRRMQHQLAERYRLQSRSTGLEPNRRVRIFKIAEAS; translated from the coding sequence GTGGCGGTCAGGGTTCATTCAGTTTCGCCTAGTTGGGAGCTCTCCCAACTCCTCGACATCTTCCCGCTCACCATTCGGCAAGCGCTCGTTCGGCTTCGCAACCTCGAAGACATCATCGAGGTCGTTCTCGATTTAGGGCGCCCGCCGGAGGCTCGCTTCGAAAACGACTTCATTTACCTTACCGACGTTCCGGTAAGCCACGAAGATATCGCGCACGTCTGCTCGCGCATCTCGCCGTTCGGCGCCGACAATCGCGCGGGAATCGAGCAAACGCTGCACCGCATCAGCGCGATTCGCAACCGCACCGGCAAGATCGTCGGGCTGACCTGTCGCGTCGGGCGCGCGGTCTACGGAACGATCGATATTTTGGTCGACGTCCTGCGCGGCGGGCAATCGATCTGTTTGCTCGGTAAACCCGGCGTCGGCAAAACGACGATGCTGCGCGAGTGCGCGCGCGTGCTCTCCGAGGAGCGCAAGCGCGTCGTCATCGTCGATACCTCCAACGAAATCGCGGGCGACAGCGACATTCCGCATCCTGGGATCGGCCTCGCGCGCCGCATGCAGGTCGCCGATCCGGCGCTGCAGCACGCGGTGATGATCGAGGCGGTCGAGAATCACATGCCCGAGGTCATCGTAATCGACGAGATCGGCACCGAGGCAGAGGCGGGCGCAGCGCGCACGATCGCCGAACGCGGCGTGACGCTGATCGGCACGGCCCACGGCCAGACGCTGGAAAACCTGCTGATGAACCCGACGCTTTCCGATCTGGTCGGCGGTATCAGCGCGGTCACGCTCTCCGATGAAGAAGCCCGTCGCCGCGGCACGCGCAAGACCGTCCTCGAGCGCAAGGCGCCCCCGACCTTCGACATCGTCATCGAGATCCACGACCGCGATCGCATGGCGATTCACAAGAACGTCGCCGAGGTCATCGACGCGCTGCTGCGCGGTTACCAGCCGCAGCCCGAGATTCGCCAGCGCACGGCCAGCGGTGAAGTGACGGTCGTTCAGGAGGCCGATACCGAATCGATGCCGCGCCTCACCGACGCTTACGATCACCATCACGATAACGAGAGCGAAGACCGCCCGCTTTCGATCTTCCCCTACGGCGTCTCGCGCAATAAAATCGAGCGCGCGATCGCGAACCTGCGCGTCCACGCGTCGATCGCCCGGAACTGGGACGACGCCGACGTCGTCCTGACGCTCAAAACCCTCGAGCGTAAGGAGCAACCCAAGCTCAAGCAGATCGCCTCCGACAACGTCCCGATTTACTCGATCAAAACGAACACGACGACGCAGATTCAGACGGCGCTGCGCGACGTCTTTAATCTCGGCTCGATCGACAACGAAGAGATCGCCTTGCGCGAAGCGGAAGAGGCGATCTACCAGGTGCTGTTGACGAGCAAGGCGATCGAACTCTCGCCGCAGACGTCGTACATTCGGCGCATGCAGCACCAGCTCGCCGAGCGCTACCGCCTCCAGTCGCGCAGCACCGGCCTCGAGCCCAACCGGCGCGTCCGGATCTTCAAAATCGCCGAAGCCTCGTAG
- the tmk gene encoding dTMP kinase — MFIVVEGIEGSGKSTLLRGLVERLRMDGRDVVITREPGGTATGDAIRTIFLDRTLNIKPLTEALLVNAARAQHVAEVIRPALDAGRLLLCDRFISSTLAYQGYGRGFDLAALQRLCDEATGKLEADLVFLLDLPVDLARKRMAERSYQLDRIESEDAAFHERVRQGYLVLAKSPRFRKLDATQPVETLLDVAWSFISTL, encoded by the coding sequence ATGTTTATCGTTGTCGAAGGGATTGAAGGCAGCGGAAAGAGCACGCTGCTGCGCGGGCTCGTCGAACGTTTGCGGATGGACGGGCGCGACGTCGTCATTACGCGCGAACCGGGTGGGACGGCGACCGGCGATGCGATCCGTACGATTTTCCTCGACCGAACCTTGAACATCAAACCGCTCACCGAGGCGCTGCTGGTCAACGCAGCCCGAGCGCAACACGTTGCGGAGGTGATTCGCCCCGCGCTCGACGCGGGCCGGCTCTTACTCTGCGACCGCTTTATTTCATCGACGCTCGCGTATCAGGGGTACGGCCGCGGCTTCGATCTGGCAGCGCTGCAGCGCCTATGTGACGAAGCGACCGGGAAGCTGGAGGCCGATCTCGTCTTTCTGCTCGACCTTCCCGTCGATCTCGCGCGCAAACGAATGGCCGAGCGATCCTACCAGCTCGACCGTATCGAGAGCGAGGACGCCGCGTTTCACGAGCGCGTGCGCCAAGGCTATCTCGTACTGGCGAAGTCGCCGAGATTTCGCAAGCTCGATGCGACGCAGCCGGTCGAGACCCTCTTGGACGTGGCGTGGAGCTTCATTTCGACGTTATAG